One Brachyspira pilosicoli P43/6/78 genomic window carries:
- a CDS encoding class I SAM-dependent methyltransferase, which produces MEKRKCEFCHSDEYKPYIKTDLVSYSKCSNCGLIFQDPIITQEEIDAIYDDNYFEYEVANHDNFFALIQLALKDIGFERIENELPNKNVLDIGCATGMTLNYLKSKGYDTTGIEICSASAEYARKHYNLNIYEKPLIDVGFPDNYFSFIHFSHVIEHVPNPADTLKEIYRILAKGGYLAITTPNADGMFAKKYGGNWRAVMPQHLWLFSKPVLSNYLQQVGFNIISDFSWGSIPIEKKPNKIVKKFFDKFVKKFNKGDVMLFLCKK; this is translated from the coding sequence GTGGAAAAACGAAAATGTGAATTTTGTCATAGCGATGAATATAAACCATATATAAAAACAGATTTAGTAAGTTATAGTAAGTGTTCAAATTGCGGACTTATATTTCAAGACCCTATTATCACTCAAGAGGAAATAGATGCTATATATGATGATAACTATTTTGAATATGAAGTAGCTAATCATGATAATTTTTTTGCATTGATACAGCTTGCTCTAAAAGATATAGGTTTTGAAAGAATAGAAAATGAACTTCCAAACAAAAATGTATTAGATATAGGCTGTGCTACTGGTATGACTCTTAATTATTTAAAGAGCAAAGGCTATGATACTACTGGAATAGAAATTTGTTCAGCTTCTGCAGAATATGCAAGAAAGCACTATAATTTAAATATTTATGAAAAGCCTCTTATAGATGTTGGTTTTCCTGACAATTATTTTTCTTTTATACATTTTTCTCATGTTATAGAGCATGTTCCAAATCCGGCAGATACTTTAAAAGAGATTTATAGAATACTTGCTAAAGGCGGTTATTTGGCTATTACTACTCCGAATGCTGATGGAATGTTTGCTAAAAAATATGGCGGTAATTGGAGAGCTGTGATGCCTCAGCATTTATGGCTATTTTCAAAACCTGTACTTTCAAATTATTTACAACAAGTTGGATTTAATATAATAAGTGATTTTTCTTGGGGAAGTATACCTATAGAGAAGAAACCTAATAAGATAGTAAAAAAGTTTTTTGATAAATTTGTTAAAAAATTTAACAAAGGCGATGTTATGCTTTTCTTATGCAAGAAGTAA
- a CDS encoding fructose-bisphosphatase class III, translated as MKDKDYLELLSQKYPTIDDASVEIINLKAICKLPKGTEYFLSDIHGESEGFEYLIGTSSGVIKEKIEILFRNTLTENERIELQILIVDTKNMINKKASKEDFNDWCRITIYRLIRICKLVTSKYTRSKIRKKMPQNFAYILDELLQTSVEDNKENYYFSIIDSIIDVSASEKFIMALCALIRKCSIDRLHIVGDIYDRGPHPDKVIESIMNFNEVDMAWGNHDIHWLGAAKGSLICVANAVRLAVRYNNFDLLEYSYGINLRALSSFANEVYKDDPCEVFKPNTLDKNIYDEVDKDLASKMHKAISIIQFKLECQLIKRHPNYAMDERILLDKIDYKKGTINIDGKTYELKDKNFPTINPKNPFELTEGENTLIQSLAFSFINSPTLQKHTNYIYAKGGIYKIFNGNLLYHGCIPTKEDGSFDDVYIDGQYLSGKRYLKQVEDKVRKAFYCEVGSEEQLNALDYCWYLWCGPKSPLFGKNKMTTFERYFIEDKETHKESYNSYYYHIDKKDYCESILKEFDLDIHKSHIVNGHVPVKTHKGESPIKGGGILLVIDGGLSKAYHKSTGIGGYTLISNSNAMIIAEHRPFAEVVESGFRISPKTTIVDRFVTRITVGETDIGIGLNKRISDLEELLNAYRNGIVKEKVN; from the coding sequence ATGAAAGATAAGGATTATTTAGAGTTATTATCTCAAAAGTACCCCACTATAGACGATGCTTCTGTTGAAATTATTAATTTAAAAGCTATATGCAAATTACCAAAGGGTACTGAGTATTTTTTAAGCGATATACATGGAGAATCTGAAGGCTTTGAATATTTAATAGGCACTTCATCTGGTGTTATAAAAGAGAAAATAGAAATATTATTTAGAAATACTTTAACAGAAAATGAGAGAATAGAACTTCAAATACTTATAGTAGATACAAAGAATATGATTAATAAAAAAGCATCTAAAGAAGATTTTAATGATTGGTGCAGAATAACTATATACAGACTTATTAGAATATGCAAGCTTGTTACTAGCAAATATACAAGGTCAAAGATTAGAAAGAAGATGCCTCAGAACTTTGCTTATATACTTGATGAACTTTTACAAACATCTGTTGAAGACAATAAAGAGAATTATTATTTTTCTATAATAGATTCTATAATAGATGTGTCGGCATCAGAAAAGTTTATTATGGCATTATGTGCTTTGATAAGAAAATGCAGTATAGACAGGCTTCATATTGTAGGTGATATTTATGACAGAGGACCTCACCCAGATAAGGTAATTGAGAGTATAATGAACTTTAATGAAGTTGACATGGCTTGGGGCAATCATGATATACATTGGCTTGGGGCTGCTAAGGGTAGTTTAATTTGTGTTGCTAATGCTGTTCGTTTGGCTGTGAGATATAATAATTTTGATTTGCTTGAATATAGTTATGGCATAAATTTAAGGGCTTTATCATCATTTGCTAATGAGGTTTATAAAGATGACCCTTGCGAAGTGTTTAAACCTAATACTCTAGATAAAAATATATATGATGAGGTTGATAAAGATTTAGCTTCAAAGATGCATAAGGCTATATCAATAATACAGTTTAAGTTGGAATGTCAGCTTATAAAAAGACACCCAAATTATGCTATGGACGAACGTATACTTCTTGATAAGATTGATTATAAAAAAGGTACTATTAATATTGACGGTAAAACCTATGAGCTTAAAGATAAAAACTTCCCAACAATAAATCCTAAAAACCCTTTTGAGCTTACAGAAGGAGAAAATACTTTAATACAGAGTTTAGCTTTTTCTTTTATCAATAGCCCAACACTTCAAAAGCATACTAATTATATTTATGCTAAAGGCGGAATATATAAAATATTTAATGGAAATCTTCTTTATCATGGATGCATACCTACAAAAGAAGACGGCAGTTTTGATGATGTATATATAGACGGACAATATTTATCTGGAAAGAGATATTTAAAGCAAGTTGAAGACAAGGTGCGTAAAGCATTTTACTGCGAAGTTGGAAGCGAAGAACAGCTTAATGCTTTGGATTATTGCTGGTATTTATGGTGCGGTCCAAAATCTCCATTATTCGGTAAAAATAAAATGACAACCTTTGAAAGATATTTTATAGAAGATAAAGAAACTCATAAAGAAAGTTATAATTCATATTATTATCATATAGACAAAAAAGATTATTGCGAGAGCATATTAAAAGAGTTTGATTTGGATATACATAAATCACATATAGTTAATGGGCATGTACCTGTAAAGACTCATAAAGGTGAAAGCCCAATTAAAGGCGGTGGAATACTTTTAGTAATAGACGGAGGACTTTCTAAGGCTTATCATAAAAGCACAGGCATAGGAGGCTACACTTTAATATCAAACTCCAATGCCATGATTATAGCAGAGCATAGACCTTTTGCTGAAGTAGTAGAATCTGGTTTTAGAATATCTCCAAAAACAACTATAGTAGATAGGTTTGTAACTAGAATTACAGTAGGTGAAACTGATATTGGTATTGGCTTAAACAAAAGAATAAGTGATTTGGAAGAATTACTCAATGCATATAGAAACGGTATAGTAAAAGAGAAGGTGAATTGA
- a CDS encoding SAVED domain-containing protein, translated as MAENKNVKIFHSIRGVSQNFGEIPKVDLEIDLNNEYNIYKYKDDNIIKKLKNIIISKLEEANITKQDKIILYAIAPNSILVSIAYILEKYKYNFDFLPKPKDSLVWGYRDIDIADPELTNFIESKSTQLRISNINQPIGIILSGRSNVDNIEEVYKDNENLIINKGFDYSYTNIITITHEIRLQENSDKSLVNKKCYDIFVSEINSIFNDIVSYKNIKEVHILSSIPANGLLYLGKKMASYKNNHLTFYIYNYISNNNRYELGTILNSNLIDEY; from the coding sequence ATGGCTGAAAATAAAAATGTTAAAATATTTCATTCTATAAGAGGTGTCTCTCAAAACTTCGGAGAAATACCAAAAGTTGATTTAGAAATTGACTTAAATAATGAATATAATATATACAAATATAAAGATGATAATATTATAAAAAAACTTAAAAATATAATAATATCAAAATTGGAAGAAGCAAATATCACAAAGCAAGATAAAATTATACTTTATGCAATAGCACCAAACAGCATACTAGTGTCTATAGCATATATATTAGAAAAATATAAATATAATTTTGATTTTCTACCAAAACCAAAAGATTCACTTGTATGGGGATATAGAGATATTGATATTGCTGACCCGGAATTAACAAATTTTATAGAAAGCAAATCAACACAATTGAGAATATCAAATATAAATCAGCCAATAGGCATAATATTATCAGGTAGGTCTAACGTTGATAATATAGAAGAAGTTTATAAAGACAATGAAAATCTAATTATAAATAAAGGCTTTGATTACTCATACACAAACATTATAACTATCACACATGAAATAAGGCTGCAAGAAAACTCAGATAAAAGCTTAGTAAATAAAAAATGTTATGACATATTTGTAAGCGAAATAAACTCTATTTTTAATGATATAGTGTCATATAAAAATATTAAAGAAGTTCATATATTAAGTTCTATACCAGCGAATGGGCTTTTATATTTGGGAAAGAAAATGGCTAGTTATAAAAATAATCATCTCACATTTTATATTTATAATTACATCAGCAATAATAACAGATATGAATTAGGCACCATATTAAACAGCAATTTAATAGATGAATATTAA
- the rfaE1 gene encoding D-glycero-beta-D-manno-heptose-7-phosphate kinase, whose translation MKIKDIIKARVLVIGDLMLDRFTYGDVIRISPEAPVPVLHVNHEENYLGGAGNVARNIASLLNMEGRGDIGIIGVIGNDKSSETIIESMHNWNISNAGIIVDETRPTITKTRIVAGTQQIVRIDEENVEPYSKDIYKKIEKVFVDKLKEYNVVIISDYAKGVITKELAKKIIDTCNKNNVQVLVDPAIKHFSYYKKATLMTPNLKEAVEGSDSKIPFYNFNTDSINKLGNDIVKKLSLSKLMITLGANGMALFDKDIQTFKDEVYIIPTKAKSVFDVSGAGDTVISVLGMCLSVGFSFKEASEIANTAAGVVVGKRGTSTLTLDELIKAL comes from the coding sequence ATGAAAATAAAAGATATTATAAAAGCTAGAGTATTAGTAATTGGTGATTTAATGTTAGATAGATTCACTTATGGGGACGTTATTAGAATATCTCCAGAAGCTCCTGTTCCTGTTTTGCATGTTAATCATGAAGAAAATTATTTAGGCGGTGCTGGAAATGTGGCAAGAAATATTGCTTCATTGTTAAACATGGAAGGAAGAGGCGATATAGGCATTATTGGTGTTATAGGAAATGATAAGTCATCAGAAACTATTATAGAAAGCATGCATAATTGGAATATATCTAATGCTGGTATTATAGTAGATGAAACTAGACCTACTATAACAAAAACTAGAATAGTTGCTGGCACTCAGCAAATAGTGAGAATAGATGAAGAGAATGTTGAGCCGTATTCAAAGGATATTTATAAAAAAATAGAGAAGGTTTTTGTAGATAAATTAAAAGAATATAATGTTGTTATTATAAGTGATTATGCTAAAGGAGTTATTACTAAAGAGTTAGCAAAAAAGATTATAGACACTTGCAACAAAAACAATGTACAAGTATTGGTTGATCCTGCTATAAAACATTTTTCTTATTATAAAAAGGCTACTTTAATGACTCCAAATTTAAAAGAAGCTGTAGAAGGCTCTGACAGCAAAATACCTTTTTATAATTTCAATACGGATTCTATAAATAAATTAGGAAATGATATAGTAAAAAAATTAAGTTTATCAAAGCTTATGATTACACTTGGTGCTAATGGTATGGCATTATTTGATAAGGATATACAAACATTTAAAGATGAAGTTTATATAATACCTACTAAGGCTAAAAGTGTATTTGATGTTTCTGGTGCGGGGGATACTGTTATATCGGTGCTTGGAATGTGTCTTTCTGTTGGTTTTTCTTTTAAAGAGGCATCTGAAATTGCTAATACGGCTGCTGGTGTTGTTGTTGGTAAAAGGGGTACTTCTACTTTAACTTTAGATGAGCTTATAAAAGCTTTATAA
- a CDS encoding DUF342 domain-containing protein yields MTNSNLNIDKSNYEFAFDDSIDIREVYDKIVDSNSDDQTLYDELLRYYVVPGVQILKSISKREGIKASKNVKFDKMTGVYRSTTYGYVSYNGLKSVSVIPVINVSYKWRGVLVLPPQKEAKRQLTLEEIQMMVSEIPIKLMVDYDKIAEVVEHNIKNNEGVSCVFVEGRKPVDGNVQKVVLDYDLSIGTGKKSEDGSIDFKERSFVHNIDANVQVAHFIPEKPAVDGIDIYNEIIDAHFDEDPCYKIGNNLKVDEDGITIRSAIRGILVNSSNNTLSVSDTVEIDKVDLSTGNIEVDGSVIIKENVTPGFSIKTEGNIEVYGNIEDAKIDCGGNLIVSGGIIGGPDSDINIKGKIYSSFIRNAKIMCKDDVISQQIVNSDISSSNRVIVLEGKGVIIGGSIKALNGVWARSIGAISESKTTIMVGRDPEADALFKEITNTLKTNKEEISKIKSLLGSEYFRDPRAFIARIAPDKREAIKGILKRITNLIKETNDLEQKRNEMSEEFERLSGSSITSMEGFFPGVTIYISNIRKYISNKISGTEYFYSKEKRDISEKAPKHLDESEYTRPNS; encoded by the coding sequence ATGACTAATAGTAATCTTAATATCGACAAAAGTAATTATGAATTTGCCTTTGATGATTCTATTGACATAAGAGAAGTATATGACAAAATAGTTGATTCTAATAGTGATGACCAAACTTTATATGATGAACTTTTAAGATATTATGTTGTACCTGGAGTGCAGATATTGAAGTCTATATCAAAGAGAGAGGGTATAAAAGCTAGTAAAAATGTAAAATTTGACAAGATGACAGGTGTATATAGAAGTACTACTTATGGTTATGTTTCTTATAATGGATTAAAATCTGTATCAGTTATTCCTGTTATAAATGTTTCATATAAATGGAGAGGTGTATTAGTGCTTCCTCCGCAAAAAGAAGCAAAAAGGCAGCTTACTCTTGAAGAGATACAAATGATGGTTTCTGAGATACCTATAAAACTTATGGTTGATTATGATAAGATTGCTGAGGTTGTAGAACATAATATCAAAAATAATGAGGGTGTTTCATGTGTATTTGTTGAAGGAAGAAAGCCGGTTGATGGAAATGTTCAGAAGGTTGTTTTAGATTATGATTTATCTATAGGTACTGGAAAGAAATCTGAAGATGGTTCTATTGATTTTAAAGAAAGGAGTTTTGTACATAATATAGATGCTAATGTTCAAGTGGCACATTTTATTCCAGAGAAACCTGCTGTTGATGGCATAGATATATATAATGAAATTATTGATGCTCATTTTGATGAGGACCCTTGTTATAAGATTGGTAATAATCTCAAAGTTGATGAAGATGGTATTACTATAAGAAGTGCAATTAGGGGCATACTTGTAAACAGCAGTAATAATACTTTATCTGTCAGCGACACTGTTGAGATAGATAAGGTGGATTTATCTACTGGTAATATAGAAGTTGATGGGTCTGTTATTATTAAAGAAAATGTTACTCCTGGTTTTAGTATAAAAACAGAGGGCAATATAGAAGTTTATGGTAACATAGAAGATGCTAAAATAGATTGCGGAGGTAATTTAATTGTTTCCGGAGGTATTATTGGCGGACCTGACAGCGATATTAATATAAAAGGAAAAATTTATTCATCTTTTATTAGAAATGCTAAGATTATGTGTAAAGATGATGTTATAAGTCAGCAGATAGTTAATTCTGATATATCAAGCAGTAACAGAGTGATAGTATTAGAAGGTAAGGGTGTTATAATTGGCGGTTCTATTAAAGCATTGAATGGTGTTTGGGCTAGAAGTATTGGTGCTATAAGTGAATCAAAAACTACTATAATGGTTGGAAGAGACCCTGAAGCAGATGCTTTATTTAAAGAAATTACAAATACCCTAAAAACTAATAAAGAAGAAATTAGCAAGATTAAATCATTACTTGGCTCTGAATATTTTAGAGACCCAAGAGCATTCATAGCAAGAATAGCTCCAGATAAAAGAGAAGCTATAAAAGGAATATTAAAAAGAATTACTAATTTGATAAAAGAAACTAATGATTTAGAGCAAAAAAGAAATGAAATGTCTGAAGAGTTTGAAAGATTATCTGGAAGCAGTATTACTTCTATGGAAGGTTTTTTCCCAGGTGTTACTATATATATCTCTAATATAAGAAAATATATTTCAAATAAGATATCTGGTACAGAATATTTTTACTCTAAAGAAAAAAGAGATATTTCTGAAAAAGCTCCTAAACATTTAGATGAATCAGAGTATACAAGACCAAATAGTTAA
- a CDS encoding MFS transporter, which translates to MNDNNKNNILAIVSLVLLSFALGTCEFIVIGVLTDIAESFNVSEVIAGGLVSMFALSYSIFTPFSAAIAGKFNRFNFIIFASILFIIGNFLCSLAFDYNFLMIIRIFLAIISGALISVSISFTPYVASKEKRPMVVAWIYSGFSIASIFGVPIGTTISYKFGWRASFIFISVFSIFMLIMMFISLPKNTAQYKIKLLHQFVLFKDIRFILSTLTILFGAASSYVLYTYLKPIFLNYVHIDNKYISAALLIFGITVLFSNLLSGKLAEHNGVYNLRFIFILQFICMIVLPFALNNYITSAVVILCIGFLMYLMNSPVQLNILDFTERDYPSCITLASSNNSFSFNFGIALGSFVGSSIFNSFGLKWVGFGGAVLSVLAFISVVMLNNFNKQ; encoded by the coding sequence ATGAATGATAATAATAAAAATAATATATTGGCTATTGTATCTTTAGTATTATTAAGTTTTGCTTTGGGTACTTGCGAGTTTATAGTAATAGGTGTTTTAACTGATATTGCAGAAAGCTTTAATGTGAGTGAGGTTATTGCTGGCGGATTAGTTTCTATGTTTGCTTTATCTTATTCTATATTTACTCCTTTTTCTGCTGCTATTGCGGGTAAGTTTAATAGATTTAATTTTATAATATTTGCAAGCATACTTTTTATTATTGGTAATTTTTTATGTTCTTTGGCCTTTGATTATAATTTTTTAATGATAATAAGAATATTTTTAGCAATTATTTCTGGGGCATTAATTTCTGTATCAATATCTTTTACTCCATATGTTGCTTCTAAAGAAAAAAGACCTATGGTTGTAGCTTGGATTTATTCTGGTTTTAGTATTGCTTCTATTTTTGGTGTTCCTATAGGCACTACTATAAGTTATAAATTTGGCTGGAGGGCTTCTTTTATTTTTATATCTGTTTTTAGTATTTTTATGCTTATAATGATGTTTATTTCTCTGCCAAAAAATACTGCTCAATATAAAATAAAGCTGCTTCATCAATTTGTTCTTTTTAAAGATATTCGATTTATATTAAGCACATTGACAATTCTTTTCGGAGCGGCTTCTTCTTATGTGCTTTATACTTATTTAAAACCTATATTTTTAAATTATGTTCATATAGATAATAAATATATTAGTGCTGCATTACTTATTTTTGGTATAACAGTTCTTTTTAGTAATTTACTTTCTGGAAAATTAGCAGAGCATAATGGAGTTTATAATTTAAGATTTATATTTATACTTCAGTTTATATGTATGATTGTTTTGCCGTTTGCTCTTAATAATTATATAACTTCTGCTGTAGTGATATTATGTATAGGTTTTTTAATGTATTTGATGAACTCTCCTGTACAATTAAATATTTTAGATTTTACTGAGAGAGATTATCCTTCTTGCATTACTTTAGCTTCTTCTAATAATTCTTTTTCATTTAATTTTGGTATAGCTTTAGGTTCATTTGTTGGAAGCAGCATATTTAATAGTTTTGGTCTTAAATGGGTTGGTTTTGGTGGAGCTGTATTATCTGTATTAGCTTTTATTAGTGTTGTGATGTTAAATAATTTTAATAAACAATGA
- a CDS encoding peptide ABC transporter substrate-binding protein produces MKRIFAVLSCIFILACSNNINNNEVIKVTVGAEPQSIDPSYLSAIDSMIYAVHVFEGLVTKDKEGNIVGGVAESWEVSPDGLNIIFHLRDNAKWSDGKKITADEFVYSFRRLVDPNTASSYGFLASPIKNADKIMAGKLRKEELGIEAIDEKTLLIKFETPTAYFLELFCIPIFSPLRADYIEDNEKWTFYPNTYIGNGPYKMIERKVDESISLELNTNYWNKDNIVANRIDFIMLSDVSTAYPALKEGSLHYSSRIQNNDIELLRKEGYLVITPSLGTAYYAVNNTNEVLKDKRVRKALALAIDRNYIVENITKGGEVPAGAFIPFGLKDVSGDFRENGGNYFSVSKEDYESNIKEAKRLLAEAGYSNGVNFPVLEFKTNPGAGVTIAEAVQQMWKENLNVDMSITQEEWSVFQKNRQTRNYTVCRADWIGDYLDPMTFAQLFTSTSAGNRVGYSNINYDSLIKDAQSTIDNNRRMNNMHIAEDMLIGDDMALIPLYYYTAPSMKSPKLKDVVVDTLEIRRFFYSYLQ; encoded by the coding sequence ATGAAAAGAATATTTGCAGTATTATCTTGTATTTTTATTTTAGCTTGTTCTAATAATATAAACAATAATGAAGTGATAAAGGTTACTGTTGGGGCGGAGCCTCAGAGTATAGACCCTTCATATTTATCTGCAATTGACAGTATGATTTATGCTGTGCATGTATTTGAGGGATTAGTAACAAAAGATAAAGAAGGCAATATTGTAGGAGGAGTTGCAGAGAGTTGGGAAGTTTCTCCTGATGGTTTAAATATTATATTTCATTTGAGAGATAATGCTAAATGGTCTGACGGTAAAAAAATTACTGCAGATGAGTTTGTATATTCTTTTAGAAGATTGGTTGATCCTAATACAGCTTCTTCTTATGGTTTTTTAGCTTCGCCAATTAAAAACGCTGATAAAATAATGGCCGGCAAACTTAGAAAGGAAGAGTTAGGAATTGAGGCAATAGATGAAAAAACTTTATTAATAAAATTCGAAACTCCAACAGCATATTTTTTGGAATTATTTTGCATACCTATATTTTCGCCATTAAGAGCTGACTATATTGAAGACAATGAGAAATGGACTTTTTATCCAAACACATATATAGGTAATGGTCCTTATAAGATGATAGAGAGAAAAGTAGATGAATCAATATCATTAGAGTTAAATACAAATTATTGGAATAAAGACAATATAGTTGCTAATAGAATAGATTTTATAATGCTTTCAGATGTATCAACAGCATACCCAGCATTAAAGGAAGGTTCATTACATTACTCATCAAGAATACAAAATAATGATATAGAACTTTTAAGAAAAGAAGGATATTTAGTTATAACTCCATCTTTAGGTACTGCTTATTATGCTGTAAATAATACAAATGAAGTTTTAAAAGATAAAAGAGTGCGTAAGGCATTGGCATTAGCAATAGACAGAAACTATATAGTAGAAAATATCACTAAAGGCGGAGAAGTACCTGCTGGAGCATTTATTCCATTTGGACTTAAAGATGTAAGTGGAGATTTTAGAGAAAACGGCGGAAATTATTTTAGCGTATCAAAAGAAGATTATGAGTCAAATATTAAAGAGGCAAAAAGACTTCTCGCTGAAGCGGGATACAGCAACGGAGTTAATTTTCCTGTTTTAGAGTTTAAAACAAATCCTGGAGCTGGAGTTACTATAGCTGAAGCGGTGCAGCAGATGTGGAAAGAAAATTTAAATGTAGATATGTCTATCACTCAAGAAGAATGGTCAGTTTTTCAAAAGAATAGACAAACAAGAAATTATACAGTATGTCGTGCAGATTGGATTGGTGATTATTTGGACCCTATGACTTTTGCTCAATTATTCACTTCAACAAGTGCAGGCAACAGAGTAGGATACAGCAACATTAATTATGACAGCCTTATAAAAGATGCACAGTCTACAATAGATAATAATAGAAGAATGAATAATATGCATATAGCAGAAGATATGCTTATAGGTGATGATATGGCTTTAATACCTTTATATTATTATACAGCACCTTCAATGAAAAGCCCTAAATTAAAAGATGTTGTAGTTGATACTTTGGAAATAAGAAGATTTTTTTATTCTTATTTACAATAA